In the genome of Nitrospira japonica, one region contains:
- a CDS encoding histone deacetylase family protein has translation MGKTGLVYHTAYLDHDMGAGHPESPNRLRAIMQQLEYGGTAARLLKIEPRKAEHEWVTQIHGSRYVTALEDRAPSTGRVSLDPDTSMSPGSLAAAYLAAGGVLAGVDAILAAQVDHVFCAVRPPGHHAERDRAMGFCFFNNVAIAARYVQKKHGLAKVLIVDWDVHHGNGTQHSFEDDPTVLFFSTHQYPHYPGTGRATERGRGAGEGFTVNVPMEQGEGDEAYRDAFLKSLVPAADAFKPEFVIISAGFDAHRDDPLAGMGLTEAGYADLTGIVAGIARRHARGRILSSLEGGYHLPALANSVEAHVRALLDA, from the coding sequence ATGGGCAAGACCGGACTTGTCTATCATACCGCTTATCTCGACCACGACATGGGTGCGGGGCATCCCGAGTCGCCGAATCGGCTCCGTGCGATCATGCAGCAATTGGAGTATGGAGGCACGGCCGCTCGGCTTCTCAAGATCGAGCCGAGGAAAGCGGAGCACGAATGGGTCACGCAGATCCACGGCAGCCGGTACGTGACAGCCTTGGAAGACCGCGCTCCTTCCACCGGACGGGTGTCGCTGGATCCGGACACGTCGATGTCGCCGGGATCGTTGGCAGCCGCCTACCTGGCCGCGGGCGGGGTTTTGGCTGGGGTAGATGCCATCCTGGCCGCTCAGGTCGACCACGTATTTTGCGCCGTGCGGCCTCCCGGCCACCATGCGGAACGTGACCGCGCGATGGGTTTTTGCTTCTTCAATAACGTGGCGATCGCAGCGCGGTATGTTCAAAAGAAACACGGTCTCGCGAAAGTATTGATCGTCGACTGGGACGTGCATCATGGAAATGGAACGCAACATAGTTTCGAGGATGACCCGACCGTATTGTTTTTCAGCACGCACCAGTATCCGCATTATCCGGGGACCGGACGTGCGACCGAGCGGGGACGCGGAGCGGGAGAAGGCTTTACCGTCAACGTTCCTATGGAGCAGGGCGAAGGGGACGAAGCCTATCGCGATGCCTTCCTGAAGTCCCTGGTCCCGGCGGCGGATGCATTCAAGCCGGAGTTCGTGATCATCTCCGCCGGGTTCGATGCGCATCGGGATGATCCCCTGGCCGGCATGGGATTGACCGAAGCCGGCTATGCGGACTTGACGGGCATCGTCGCCGGTATTGCCAGGCGGCATGCCAGGGGGCGCATTCTTTCTTCGCTGGAGGGTGGTTATCATTTGCCGGCATTGGCCAATTCGGTGGAGGCCCACGTTCGGGCGCTCTTGGATGCGTGA
- a CDS encoding tetratricopeptide repeat protein gives MPNPRIEPLKKVLAMDPNDDVAWFGLGKAYMDDGNFEEAVTALRQCITVKPTYSAAYYALAQSLHKLGRHAECREIAATGIDISAKNGDAMVTKNLESLKSSLPA, from the coding sequence ATGCCTAACCCAAGAATCGAACCACTCAAGAAAGTCCTCGCCATGGATCCCAACGATGACGTGGCGTGGTTCGGATTAGGGAAAGCCTACATGGACGACGGCAATTTCGAAGAAGCCGTGACGGCGCTCCGTCAGTGCATTACCGTCAAGCCGACGTACTCGGCCGCGTACTACGCCCTTGCCCAATCGCTGCATAAGCTGGGTCGCCACGCCGAATGCCGGGAGATCGCGGCAACAGGCATTGACATCTCCGCCAAGAACGGCGATGCGATGGTGACGAAGAATCTTGAGAGCCTGAAGAGTTCCCTGCCGGCCTGA
- a CDS encoding M3 family oligoendopeptidase, whose translation MATTVPARRRSRHFAVSDRWNLTDLLENPVERFERHLADLDTLVTQIESARPTLSAAIPDKAFQSILKTLEAVTRGSSSLGAYAYLWFSGNTKDLNARSFKTRVEERLAALNNRLLFFELWWQSLDESSANRLMADSHDLRYYLETIRRHKPHTLSEPEEKVINIKNVTGRSAINTLYEVVTNGLSFTIRDGGGKKVVSREELMSYVRSPKSAVRQEAYTEFYRVFSAQRDLLGEIYKTLVNDWKSENLSLRGFSSPIATRNLGNDVPDEAVEALLSTCAKNVDVFQTYFKLKAKICKIKPMSRYHLYAPHRTESKKYTYGDAVSLVREAYRGFSPRLADLVDQVFSERHIDAATRPGKMGGAYCYSVVPGRTPYVLLNYTGDARDIATMAHELGHAAHGMLAGHHSVFTFHATLPLAETASVFGERILSDALMRQEARKDVRQGLLLSQLDDMYATVLRQAYFVRFERMAHRMIADGATADQLAQAYLAELRRQFGKAVTVPDEFRWEWLTIPHIFASPFYCYSYSFGNLLVLALYRMYQEQGQDFVPKYLDLLGTGGSQSPDEMLRKLGVDMTAQSFWQSGFDTIKEMVIQLETTLA comes from the coding sequence ATGGCGACGACGGTCCCGGCTCGGCGGCGATCACGACACTTCGCGGTGTCCGACCGATGGAATCTTACCGATCTCCTGGAAAACCCCGTGGAACGATTCGAGCGACACCTCGCCGATCTCGATACGCTCGTCACGCAAATCGAGTCGGCGCGGCCGACTCTGTCCGCTGCAATACCGGACAAAGCTTTCCAATCGATTCTGAAGACGCTGGAAGCCGTGACCCGGGGTTCCTCGAGCCTCGGCGCCTATGCCTATCTCTGGTTCTCGGGAAACACGAAGGACCTGAATGCGCGGTCCTTCAAAACGCGCGTCGAGGAACGTCTCGCCGCCCTCAACAATCGCCTCCTGTTCTTCGAACTCTGGTGGCAGAGCTTGGACGAATCCTCCGCAAACCGGCTCATGGCCGATTCGCATGACCTGCGCTACTACCTGGAAACGATTCGCCGGCACAAACCCCATACGCTTTCCGAGCCGGAAGAAAAGGTCATCAACATCAAAAACGTCACGGGACGCAGTGCGATCAACACGCTGTATGAAGTCGTCACGAACGGCTTGTCCTTCACCATCCGCGATGGGGGGGGAAAGAAGGTTGTCAGCCGGGAAGAATTGATGTCGTACGTGCGAAGCCCGAAAAGCGCAGTCCGACAGGAAGCGTATACCGAATTCTACCGTGTGTTTTCGGCCCAGCGCGACTTGCTGGGCGAAATATACAAGACTTTGGTCAATGACTGGAAATCCGAGAATCTTTCCCTCCGGGGATTCTCCTCCCCGATTGCAACGCGGAATCTCGGGAACGATGTGCCGGACGAAGCGGTCGAGGCCCTGCTTTCGACATGCGCCAAGAACGTGGACGTCTTTCAGACCTACTTCAAGTTGAAGGCCAAGATCTGCAAGATCAAGCCCATGAGCCGCTACCATCTCTATGCGCCGCACCGGACCGAATCGAAGAAATACACGTATGGCGATGCAGTCTCCCTGGTACGAGAAGCCTATCGGGGCTTTTCACCCCGCCTGGCAGACCTGGTCGACCAAGTCTTCAGCGAGCGCCATATCGACGCCGCGACCAGACCAGGGAAAATGGGCGGGGCTTACTGTTACAGTGTCGTACCGGGACGAACCCCGTACGTCCTATTGAACTACACCGGTGACGCGCGAGACATCGCGACCATGGCCCATGAACTGGGACATGCCGCACACGGAATGCTGGCCGGGCACCATTCCGTGTTTACATTTCACGCCACATTGCCTCTCGCGGAGACGGCGTCGGTCTTTGGCGAACGTATTCTTTCCGACGCACTCATGCGGCAGGAAGCCAGAAAGGACGTCCGCCAAGGACTGCTCCTCAGCCAGTTGGACGATATGTACGCAACGGTCTTGCGGCAGGCGTACTTCGTCCGCTTCGAGCGAATGGCTCATCGGATGATCGCCGACGGTGCGACGGCCGATCAACTCGCGCAGGCCTATCTCGCCGAACTTCGCCGGCAGTTCGGCAAAGCCGTCACCGTTCCCGACGAGTTTCGGTGGGAGTGGCTCACGATTCCCCACATTTTCGCCAGTCCGTTCTATTGTTATTCATACAGCTTCGGCAATCTGCTCGTTCTGGCGCTCTACCGCATGTACCAGGAGCAAGGGCAGGATTTCGTCCCGAAGTATCTGGACCTGCTCGGCACCGGCGGGTCTCAATCTCCCGATGAGATGTTGAGAAAACTGGGCGTGGATATGACTGCCCAGAGTTTTTGGCAGTCAGGCTTCGATACGATCAAGGAGATGGTCATTCAATTGGAGACCACCCTCGCCTAG
- a CDS encoding (2Fe-2S)-binding protein: MYICLCKGITESDVRSAGRSGLVMACQLKSKFGLKEAGCCGRCSKNIQEFVELATSEHRLPSPSEVRT; this comes from the coding sequence ATGTACATTTGTCTCTGCAAAGGAATCACGGAATCGGACGTACGATCGGCGGGTCGATCCGGTCTTGTGATGGCCTGCCAACTCAAGTCGAAGTTTGGATTGAAAGAAGCCGGCTGTTGCGGCCGTTGCTCGAAGAATATTCAGGAGTTCGTCGAACTCGCCACCAGCGAACACCGTCTTCCTTCGCCAAGCGAAGTCCGCACGTGA
- a CDS encoding flavodoxin family protein has translation MKVLVTYHSLSGHTERMAEAVASGAKELPGTQVLLKRVGEVTAEDLFSSDAVVVGSPVYWSNMSGEVKSFFDDWQFKFGVFPEFKMKNKVGAAFATGGQVSGGKEVTMLTILAAMLGNQMIVVSGGGAFGASATTEGDSPGIDKGELADARLLGMRVAEISAMLKHGQAR, from the coding sequence GTGAAAGTCCTGGTGACGTATCACTCGTTGTCCGGTCACACGGAGCGGATGGCGGAGGCCGTGGCCTCCGGCGCGAAAGAACTTCCCGGGACGCAGGTGCTACTCAAACGCGTAGGGGAGGTGACGGCCGAGGATCTGTTCTCGTCGGATGCCGTTGTCGTCGGATCGCCGGTGTATTGGTCGAACATGTCGGGAGAAGTAAAGTCGTTTTTCGACGACTGGCAGTTCAAGTTTGGCGTCTTTCCGGAGTTCAAGATGAAGAACAAGGTCGGTGCGGCCTTTGCGACCGGCGGACAGGTATCCGGCGGGAAGGAAGTGACCATGCTGACGATTCTTGCCGCGATGTTGGGCAATCAGATGATCGTCGTCAGCGGGGGCGGTGCGTTCGGCGCGTCAGCCACGACGGAAGGGGACAGTCCTGGAATCGATAAAGGGGAGCTTGCAGATGCCCGTCTGCTCGGTATGCGGGTCGCCGAAATCTCAGCGATGCTCAAACACGGACAAGCGAGGTAA
- a CDS encoding DUF192 domain-containing protein yields the protein MRTHWLLVALFGWLVLHPAVTKADDRLVQIRLPNGTIIHAEVADTQRKRAEGLMFREHLPRDRGMLFTFEQAQAWTFWMKNTKIPLDIIWMNEKKQVIHIAHNVPTCTRTDDGCPQYQPNDPALYVLELGSGEAERLKIERGAKLQFQTP from the coding sequence ATGCGGACGCATTGGCTGCTCGTAGCGCTTTTCGGTTGGCTCGTTCTCCACCCCGCCGTCACGAAAGCGGATGATCGCTTGGTCCAGATCCGCCTCCCAAACGGCACGATCATCCATGCGGAAGTCGCCGACACCCAACGAAAGCGGGCCGAAGGGCTGATGTTCCGCGAACATCTCCCTCGGGACCGTGGAATGCTTTTCACGTTCGAACAAGCCCAAGCCTGGACCTTCTGGATGAAGAATACCAAGATACCGCTCGATATCATCTGGATGAACGAGAAAAAACAGGTCATTCATATCGCGCACAACGTCCCCACCTGCACGAGGACGGATGACGGCTGTCCCCAATATCAACCGAATGATCCGGCGCTGTATGTCTTGGAACTCGGAAGCGGAGAGGCGGAACGTCTCAAGATCGAGAGGGGAGCCAAACTCCAGTTTCAAACCCCGTGA
- a CDS encoding RelA/SpoT family protein, which translates to MVYETVTDLDQLLDRVKSYHADADLGVVRKAYEFSARAHQGQLRRSGEPYLQHPIAVAGVLTSLKTDVTAIVAGLLHDTLEDTVATPEELEKEFGKDVVHLVDGVTKIGKITFKSYEEKQAENFRKMVLSMADDIRVVLIKLADRLHNMRTLEHLSPAKRQAIAQETLEIYAPLANRLGIGWIKNELEDLCLKHLKPDVYEMLRVRVAKRDEDRQQYIQEVIELVNQAMQENGLSGQVYGRPKHLYGIYQKMNKQAISFEEVYDLTALRIVTDSKMSCYALVGVIHSLWRPVPGRFKDYIAIPKSNLYQSLHTTVVGPKGEHVEFQIRTEDMHGVAEYGIAAHWKYKEQGRITDRDSKAFGWLHQFVEWQRDLTDNRQFMDSVRLDLFHDVVYVFTPKGILKELPKGSTPVDFAFAIHTEVGDHCVGAKVNGKIVPLKHQLESGDTVEILTSPTQTPHKDWLKFVRTSRAKTKIKHWIKVEEQKRSIEIGRRLLESEFRRHGMAPAQMLKSAELLDVAQQAGFDTTDDLAAAVGFGHVPTAQVIGKLTAASTPTEERPTVQKAVSGRSDDKGVKVRGARDLLMQLSRCCNPVPGDRILGYITRGRGLTIHAIDCPNLEALDYDRERLVEVEWDSATPSTHAVKVSVMAVDKTGVLANVSSAIAECRANISRAEIATREDRKALLDFIIEVSGTQHLDQVLKAIERVDGVITARRVRAWQERS; encoded by the coding sequence ATGGTGTATGAAACAGTGACGGATCTAGACCAGCTGCTGGATCGAGTCAAGAGCTACCATGCCGACGCGGACTTGGGAGTCGTTCGCAAGGCCTACGAATTTTCGGCCCGGGCACACCAGGGCCAGCTCCGACGCTCCGGTGAGCCCTATCTTCAGCATCCCATCGCCGTGGCAGGCGTCCTCACGTCGCTGAAGACGGACGTGACGGCCATTGTGGCTGGTCTCCTTCACGATACCCTGGAAGATACGGTCGCGACGCCCGAGGAACTCGAAAAGGAGTTCGGCAAGGACGTCGTGCATCTCGTCGACGGCGTCACCAAGATCGGCAAGATCACGTTCAAGAGCTATGAGGAAAAGCAGGCGGAGAACTTCAGGAAAATGGTGCTCTCGATGGCGGACGACATCCGCGTCGTGCTCATCAAACTCGCCGATCGCCTGCACAACATGCGCACGCTGGAACATCTCAGCCCCGCGAAGCGGCAGGCCATCGCGCAGGAAACCTTGGAGATCTATGCGCCCCTCGCCAATCGCTTGGGAATCGGCTGGATCAAGAACGAACTCGAAGATCTCTGCCTGAAGCATCTGAAGCCGGACGTTTATGAGATGTTGCGGGTGCGCGTCGCCAAGCGGGACGAGGATCGGCAGCAGTACATTCAGGAAGTCATCGAATTGGTCAATCAGGCGATGCAGGAGAACGGGTTGTCGGGTCAGGTATATGGACGCCCCAAGCACCTGTACGGGATTTATCAGAAGATGAACAAGCAGGCCATTTCGTTCGAAGAAGTCTATGATCTGACGGCCTTGCGCATCGTCACCGACTCCAAGATGAGCTGCTATGCCTTGGTGGGCGTCATTCATTCGCTCTGGCGACCCGTTCCGGGGCGGTTCAAGGACTACATCGCCATTCCGAAGTCCAATCTGTACCAGTCGCTGCACACGACCGTGGTCGGCCCGAAGGGCGAACATGTCGAATTTCAAATCAGAACGGAGGACATGCACGGCGTAGCTGAATACGGTATTGCGGCGCATTGGAAATACAAAGAGCAGGGGCGTATCACGGACCGGGACAGCAAAGCGTTCGGCTGGCTGCATCAATTTGTGGAATGGCAGCGTGATCTGACCGACAACCGTCAGTTCATGGATTCCGTCAGGCTCGACCTTTTCCATGACGTCGTCTACGTCTTCACGCCCAAGGGAATCCTAAAGGAATTGCCGAAAGGTTCGACGCCGGTGGACTTTGCCTTTGCAATCCACACGGAAGTCGGCGACCACTGCGTCGGCGCCAAGGTCAATGGAAAGATTGTTCCGTTGAAGCATCAGTTGGAGAGCGGAGACACGGTCGAGATTCTGACCTCGCCGACCCAGACTCCGCATAAAGATTGGCTGAAATTCGTCCGTACGTCGCGTGCCAAAACCAAAATCAAACACTGGATCAAGGTCGAGGAGCAGAAGCGCAGCATCGAGATCGGGCGGCGTCTATTGGAATCGGAGTTTCGACGGCACGGGATGGCCCCTGCCCAGATGTTGAAATCAGCCGAGTTGCTGGATGTGGCGCAGCAGGCGGGATTTGATACGACCGATGATTTGGCGGCCGCGGTAGGGTTCGGCCATGTGCCGACGGCGCAGGTGATCGGCAAGCTGACGGCTGCCTCGACGCCGACCGAAGAGCGACCGACCGTACAAAAGGCGGTGTCCGGAAGAAGCGACGACAAGGGGGTCAAAGTCAGGGGGGCTCGGGATCTGTTGATGCAGCTGTCCCGGTGCTGCAATCCGGTGCCAGGCGATCGCATACTCGGATACATCACGCGTGGTCGCGGATTGACCATCCATGCCATCGATTGTCCGAACCTCGAAGCCTTGGACTACGACCGGGAGCGACTGGTCGAAGTGGAATGGGATTCGGCCACGCCCAGCACGCATGCCGTCAAAGTGTCGGTGATGGCGGTGGACAAAACCGGGGTGCTGGCCAACGTTTCGTCGGCCATTGCGGAATGCCGCGCCAATATCAGCCGGGCGGAGATCGCGACGCGCGAGGACCGCAAGGCCCTTCTCGACTTTATCATCGAGGTGTCCGGTACGCAGCACTTGGATCAGGTGTTGAAAGCGATCGAGCGGGTCGACGGAGTGATCACGGCCAGGCGAGTGCGTGCCTGGCAAGAGCGGTCATAA
- the recJ gene encoding single-stranded-DNA-specific exonuclease RecJ, translated as MKSKLWVFRDIDPTHREFLVQALSISAATASLLVARGVTTPDEAISWMSHQLSHDPYLIPDMEQAVERLRRAVIDNESICFYGDYDVDGMTATSVYLSFFAGLGARVRAYVPHRLREGYGLNAGAVRQLRAEGTSLLVTSDCGTTAHRELALAMELGLDVIVTDHHQTDERMPPAVAVMNPHRTDARYPFRGLCSAALAYKVVEAYQSRYGDGGMPLESLLDLVALGTIADVVPLQDENKGFVRAGLVQLSRGARCGIRALKQVAGVTKECTAETVAFRLAPRLNAAGRLDHALLGVQLLTTDSPSEASRLADRLEQLNRERQAIEAEVLSEAIAMVKLLEPELPGALVLASRRWHVGVVGIVAARLVDRYHRPAVVIAIDDHGVGKGSARTVGNFDLYESLSVCRDLLDAFGGHPSAAGVTVRETQLAEFGDRFAAIAGAWTNSRPGEPTLHVDAELRLTDVTTRLIQEIHAFHPFGAGNPEPTFAVKGLEIMEARTVGERHLKMTVRQGRSLPFDSIGFGMRSLEDRGIPSRSPVDLAFLPEMNRWNGYDRIQLRIRDLRPSVRE; from the coding sequence ATGAAGTCCAAGCTTTGGGTCTTCCGCGACATCGATCCCACGCACCGCGAATTCCTGGTACAGGCCTTGTCGATTTCGGCTGCAACGGCTTCCTTGCTCGTCGCGAGGGGAGTGACGACGCCTGACGAAGCCATATCCTGGATGTCCCATCAGCTTTCTCACGATCCGTATCTCATTCCTGATATGGAGCAGGCGGTCGAACGCCTGCGGCGGGCGGTGATCGACAACGAATCGATCTGTTTTTACGGGGATTACGATGTGGACGGCATGACCGCCACCAGCGTGTATCTTTCGTTCTTCGCCGGACTGGGGGCTCGGGTGCGCGCCTATGTGCCGCATCGCCTGCGCGAGGGATACGGGCTCAATGCGGGCGCGGTACGGCAGTTGCGGGCCGAAGGGACCTCGCTGCTGGTCACGTCCGATTGTGGCACCACCGCTCACCGTGAGTTGGCATTGGCCATGGAACTCGGGTTGGACGTCATCGTGACTGATCATCATCAGACGGACGAGCGGATGCCGCCGGCCGTGGCGGTCATGAATCCCCACCGGACGGACGCCCGGTATCCGTTTCGCGGACTCTGCTCGGCCGCCCTGGCCTATAAAGTGGTCGAAGCCTATCAGTCTCGCTATGGGGACGGCGGGATGCCGCTGGAATCGTTATTGGATTTGGTCGCCCTGGGTACGATTGCGGACGTCGTACCGCTCCAGGACGAAAACAAGGGATTTGTGAGGGCGGGATTGGTCCAGCTCTCGCGCGGCGCTCGCTGCGGTATCCGTGCGCTGAAGCAGGTTGCCGGCGTGACGAAGGAGTGTACCGCGGAAACCGTAGCGTTCAGGTTGGCTCCAAGACTTAATGCAGCCGGCCGATTGGATCATGCATTGCTCGGGGTGCAGCTCTTAACGACCGACTCGCCGTCGGAAGCGAGCCGGCTCGCCGATCGGCTTGAGCAACTCAACCGGGAACGGCAAGCGATTGAGGCCGAGGTACTCTCTGAAGCCATCGCCATGGTCAAACTGTTGGAACCGGAGTTGCCGGGTGCACTGGTGCTCGCCTCACGACGTTGGCATGTGGGGGTGGTGGGCATCGTCGCAGCGAGGTTGGTCGACCGCTACCACCGCCCCGCCGTGGTGATCGCCATCGACGACCATGGAGTGGGGAAGGGATCCGCGCGGACGGTCGGGAATTTCGATCTCTATGAGTCGTTATCCGTATGCCGAGATCTTCTCGACGCATTCGGCGGACATCCCAGCGCGGCAGGCGTCACGGTGCGCGAAACTCAATTAGCCGAATTCGGAGACCGGTTTGCGGCGATTGCAGGGGCATGGACGAACAGCCGTCCCGGCGAGCCAACGCTGCACGTGGACGCGGAATTGCGGCTGACCGACGTCACGACCCGATTGATTCAAGAAATCCATGCGTTCCATCCGTTCGGCGCCGGCAATCCCGAGCCGACCTTCGCGGTGAAGGGGCTCGAGATCATGGAGGCTCGCACCGTGGGAGAACGGCACCTGAAAATGACGGTGCGTCAAGGCCGCTCCCTGCCGTTTGATAGCATCGGGTTCGGGATGCGATCATTGGAAGATCGGGGAATCCCGTCCCGTTCCCCGGTCGACTTGGCCTTTCTGCCTGAAATGAACCGGTGGAACGGCTACGATCGGATCCAGCTCCGAATTCGCGACCTGCGCCCAAGCGTTCGGGAGTAG
- a CDS encoding ubiquitin-like protein Pup: MEKQERKQEQRKDPQAKEEVKANPKVVEAGKKLKEDIDKLVDEIDDVLEKNAEEFVKNYVQKGGE, translated from the coding sequence ATGGAAAAGCAGGAGCGCAAACAAGAGCAGCGCAAAGACCCGCAGGCGAAGGAAGAGGTCAAGGCCAATCCGAAAGTCGTCGAGGCCGGAAAGAAACTGAAGGAAGATATCGATAAGTTGGTCGACGAGATCGACGATGTCCTTGAGAAGAATGCTGAAGAATTCGTGAAGAACTACGTGCAAAAGGGGGGGGAGTAA
- a CDS encoding sodium-translocating pyrophosphatase encodes MNDSAIVTFALIAAVAGIAYGLYLAMWVFKLNAGNAKMQEIAKAIQEGASAYMNRQYRTVAIVAAVLFVVLAGAGAVSDKFGMLTAMGFLVGAGASALAGYVGMIIAVRANVRTAQAAHDGMNAALTVAFRGGAVTGLLLIGLGLLAITAFYTIAQSISGQEKAIHALLSLGFGGSLISVFARVGGGIYTKAADVGADLVGKVEAGIPEDDPRNPAVIADNVGDNVGDCAGMAADLFETYAVTTVAAMVLAFTLFKGQSAPILYPLALGGITIFATIIGIFFVRVGPSGEIMPALYKGLFVAGGIAAVAFFPITSSIMDGVGGVGAVNYYIAALMGLIVTLALVFITDYYTSKSYAPVKYIAKASETGHATNIIAGLAVGMQSTAAPVVMIAAAILASYWICGGAASGGLYGVAVAAVSMLSMAGIVVAIDAFGPITDNAGGIAEMSHLGKEVRDITDPLDAVGNTTKAVTKGYAIGSAGLAAVVLFAEYAREVAAHNPSLAAFDLSDPKVLVGLFLGGMLPFLFGALCMKAVGEAGGLIVEEVRRQFRTIKGIMEGTGKPEYGTCVDIVTQAAIQKMMIPGLIPVVSPVIVGLVLGPQALGGMLVGSIVTGLFVAISMTSGGGAWDNAKKYIEEQGKKGTETHKAAVTGDTVGDPYKDTAGPAVNPMIKVINIVALLIVSLIVR; translated from the coding sequence GTGAACGATTCAGCAATTGTCACGTTTGCGTTGATTGCGGCGGTGGCCGGCATCGCCTATGGCTTGTACCTTGCCATGTGGGTTTTCAAACTGAATGCCGGCAACGCGAAGATGCAGGAGATTGCCAAAGCCATTCAGGAGGGCGCGAGCGCCTATATGAATCGGCAGTACCGTACGGTAGCCATCGTGGCTGCCGTGCTGTTCGTCGTGCTGGCCGGGGCCGGGGCGGTTTCCGACAAATTCGGTATGTTGACGGCCATGGGGTTTTTGGTCGGGGCTGGCGCCTCTGCGTTGGCCGGCTATGTGGGCATGATCATCGCCGTTCGGGCGAACGTACGTACCGCGCAAGCTGCACATGACGGGATGAACGCGGCTCTGACGGTGGCGTTTCGTGGAGGCGCCGTCACCGGCCTCCTGCTGATCGGATTGGGGCTGCTGGCGATCACGGCTTTCTATACTATCGCTCAATCCATCTCCGGACAGGAAAAGGCGATTCACGCGCTCCTCAGTCTTGGTTTCGGAGGTAGTCTGATCTCGGTGTTTGCCCGGGTGGGCGGAGGTATCTATACCAAGGCGGCGGATGTGGGCGCTGACCTCGTCGGCAAAGTGGAAGCGGGGATTCCGGAGGATGACCCGCGAAATCCCGCGGTCATTGCGGACAACGTAGGCGACAATGTCGGCGATTGCGCGGGAATGGCGGCGGATCTGTTTGAAACGTACGCGGTCACGACGGTGGCTGCAATGGTCCTCGCCTTCACGCTGTTCAAGGGACAGAGCGCTCCGATTCTCTATCCGCTGGCTCTCGGAGGCATCACGATCTTTGCGACGATCATCGGCATTTTCTTCGTGCGAGTGGGGCCGAGCGGAGAGATCATGCCGGCTCTTTACAAAGGCCTTTTCGTGGCGGGCGGCATTGCCGCCGTGGCGTTTTTCCCGATTACCTCGAGCATCATGGATGGAGTCGGAGGGGTCGGCGCCGTCAATTATTACATCGCGGCCCTAATGGGTCTAATTGTGACCCTCGCGCTGGTCTTCATCACCGACTACTACACGTCCAAGAGTTATGCACCGGTCAAGTACATCGCGAAAGCCAGCGAAACGGGACATGCCACCAACATTATCGCCGGGTTGGCCGTCGGAATGCAGTCGACGGCGGCTCCGGTCGTCATGATCGCCGCGGCGATTCTCGCCAGCTATTGGATCTGCGGCGGCGCGGCTTCCGGCGGTCTGTATGGCGTGGCCGTTGCGGCGGTGTCGATGTTGTCGATGGCCGGAATCGTAGTCGCGATCGATGCCTTCGGACCCATTACCGACAATGCAGGCGGTATCGCGGAAATGTCCCATCTTGGGAAAGAAGTTCGGGACATCACGGATCCCCTGGACGCGGTTGGCAACACCACCAAGGCGGTCACGAAGGGATATGCCATCGGGTCGGCGGGTCTCGCAGCCGTGGTGCTTTTTGCGGAATACGCGAGGGAAGTGGCCGCACACAATCCGTCGTTGGCGGCCTTCGATTTGTCGGATCCCAAAGTGCTGGTCGGACTGTTCTTGGGCGGTATGTTGCCGTTTCTGTTCGGGGCATTATGCATGAAGGCGGTCGGAGAGGCCGGCGGGTTGATTGTTGAAGAGGTGCGCAGGCAGTTTCGGACCATCAAAGGGATTATGGAAGGGACGGGTAAGCCTGAGTACGGCACCTGCGTCGACATCGTCACGCAAGCGGCCATCCAGAAAATGATGATCCCCGGATTGATTCCGGTGGTCTCCCCCGTCATCGTCGGTCTCGTGCTCGGTCCTCAGGCACTGGGAGGCATGCTGGTGGGCAGTATCGTGACGGGACTATTCGTTGCGATTTCCATGACCAGCGGCGGAGGGGCTTGGGACAACGCAAAGAAATACATCGAAGAGCAGGGAAAGAAAGGAACCGAAACACACAAGGCCGCGGTAACAGGCGATACAGTTGGAGATCCGTACAAGGACACGGCAGGTCCGGCGGTCAATCCGATGATCAAGGTCATCAACATCGTTGCGTTGCTGATCGTTTCGCTGATCGTCCGGTAA